From Kitasatospora sp. MAP12-44:
CACCGTGCAGGCCGAATATCGAGCCGAAGAGCACGCTGGTGCCCGCACCGCCCTGGCCGGAGCCGCTGCGGGAGGTGGTGTAGATGGTCAGGAAGAACGCGCCCAGGCCGAGGATCCAGGCGAAGACGTTGCCGATCACCACGTCGTCCGGCCGACCGCGTCGCCCGAGCCCGCCGATCAGCAGCCCGACGCCGATGGTGGCGGCGAACAGGCCGAGCCGCAGGTCGTACCCGCCGGCCAGGGCCGCCATCGCACCGGTGAACGCGACGTGGCTGAGCGCGTCGCCGGTGAAGAGCTGGGCGCGCAGGACCAGGAAGTAGCCCACCAGGCCGCAGGCGAGCGCGATGAACGTGCCGGCCAGCAGGGCGTGCTGGAAGAACGGCTGGGTGAACACGGAACTCATACGGTGCCTCCGATGGCGGGCAGCGCGCTGCCTGGGGGCGCCGCGCGCCGCCCCCAGGCCTCGCGGGCCCAGCGCAGCAGGTGCGCCAGGACGTAGCCGGTGAACGCGAAGCCGGTGACGAAGAACCCCAGCGGGTAGGGCTGGTAGTACGCGGCGACCAGCCCGGCCCAGCAGGCGCCCAGCGCGAGCAGGACGGCCAGCAGCATGCTCAACGCAGGCCGGGCGGTGAGCTGTTGGGCGGTGGCGGCGGGTATCACCATCAGCGCGAAGACCAGCAGCGTCCCGGTCATCTCGCTGGCCTCGGCGGTCGCCGCGCCCAGCAGCACCAGGAAGACCGCACCCAGCAGCCGCACCGGCACGCCGCGCCCGGCAGCCACCTCGGGATCGATCGAGGCGAACAGCAGCGGCCGGCCGATCAGCGCCAGCACGGCGAGGACCAGCACGCCGGCGATCGCCAGCACCAGCACCTGGCCGGTGGTGATGCCCAGGAAGTCGCCGAACAGCAGGGCGGTGGGCCCCTCCAGCAGGCCCTTGTAGAGACTGATGAAGAGGAAGCCGCAGGCCAGGGCGAACGCCTGCACCGTCCCGGTGACGGCGGACTCCTCCGCGCCGCTCTCGCGCCCCTTGCGCCCGAGCGCCGCGATGACCAGCGCCGCTCCGACGCAGAAGCCGAAGTAGCCGAGCGTGAGGCTGAATCCGGCCAGCGTGGCGAGCGCCGCGCCGGGGAAGGCGGCCACCGACAGGGTGTGCCCGGCGAACGTCTGGCGGCGCAGCACCATGAACCAGCCCACCACCGCGCAGACGACGGACACCACCAGGCCGGCCCGGAAGGCGTTCACCATGTACAGGTAGGAGCAGATGTCCTGGAAGTCCGCAATCAGGTTCCAGGAGAAGATGGGTGACGCAGCATCAGATGCCAGCAGCACGAACCGCACCTCCCAGGCCCAGCTCGGCGTGGCGGTCGCTGTGCAGCGCCGGCGCCTCGGGCTGACCGACCACCACCAGCCGGCCGTCACTGGTGTGCAGCACCTCAACCGGCGTGCGGTACAGGCGGGTCAGCGTCTCGGAGGTGATCACCTCGGTCGGCGAGCCGGAGACGGCGCCGCCCTCGGCGATGTAGACCACCCGGTCCAGGTGGTGGAGTATCGGGTTCACGTCGTGCGCGACCATCACCACCGCCACCTGCTCCTGGTGGCAGATCCGGCCCAGCAGCGCCGCGATCGCGCTCTGGTTGGGCAGGTCCAGGCTGTCCAAGGGTTCGTCCAGGAGCAGCACTTGGGGGCGCCGTATCAGCGCCTGGGCGATCAGCAGGCGCTGCTGCTCGCCGCCCGAGCACTGGCCGATCGGCCGGTGCGCGTACGCTGCGGCGCCCACCAGCTCGATCACCGCCTCGACGCGGGCACCCGCCGCCCGCCGCCTGGCACGACCCAGGCCCGGGACGGGGATCCCCCACTGATCCCCGTCCAGGCCCAGCCGCACCACGTCCACCCCGCGGATGCGCACGCTCGCGTCGAAGCTGCGGCGCTGCGGCAGGTACCCCACTGCGCTGCTGTGCGCCCCGGGCGCGCCGCCGAGCACCCGCACCTCGCCGGCTGCCGCCGGGAGCACCCCGAGCAGCACCTTCACCAGGGTCGACTTGCCGACCCCGTTGGGGCCCAGCACGGCGGTGAACTCCCCGGCCCCCACGGTCAGATCGACACCCGACCAGAGGGTCCGCCCGCCCACCCGCACGGCCGCGCCGCGCAGGGACAGCACCGGCTCCGCGCCGGGTGCCGGCGACGTGGCGACGGGGACGGAGCGGTCCTGGTCCGTTCGAGCCTTCTCGGTCGGGTGAATGCTCACTTGCCCGTCGCCGCCTTCAGTGCGTCCTCGATGCCCTGCAGCTCCTTGACCTGCCAGTCCTGGAAGGTGCTGCTGGCCGGCGCGAGGGTCTCGGTGACCTGGGCGACCGGGATGCCCTGCGCCTTGGCCGCGTTGACCTGGGCCACCACGTCCGGGTCGGAGTTCTGGGTGTTGAAGACGTAGATCTTGATCGCCTTGGTGGCGATCTGCTGGTCGATCAGGGTCTTGTCGGCGGCGGTCGGGTCGGTGCCCTCGCTCTCCGCGTCCAGGAA
This genomic window contains:
- a CDS encoding metal ABC transporter permease translates to MLLASDAASPIFSWNLIADFQDICSYLYMVNAFRAGLVVSVVCAVVGWFMVLRRQTFAGHTLSVAAFPGAALATLAGFSLTLGYFGFCVGAALVIAALGRKGRESGAEESAVTGTVQAFALACGFLFISLYKGLLEGPTALLFGDFLGITTGQVLVLAIAGVLVLAVLALIGRPLLFASIDPEVAAGRGVPVRLLGAVFLVLLGAATAEASEMTGTLLVFALMVIPAATAQQLTARPALSMLLAVLLALGACWAGLVAAYYQPYPLGFFVTGFAFTGYVLAHLLRWAREAWGRRAAPPGSALPAIGGTV
- a CDS encoding metal ABC transporter ATP-binding protein — its product is MSIHPTEKARTDQDRSVPVATSPAPGAEPVLSLRGAAVRVGGRTLWSGVDLTVGAGEFTAVLGPNGVGKSTLVKVLLGVLPAAAGEVRVLGGAPGAHSSAVGYLPQRRSFDASVRIRGVDVVRLGLDGDQWGIPVPGLGRARRRAAGARVEAVIELVGAAAYAHRPIGQCSGGEQQRLLIAQALIRRPQVLLLDEPLDSLDLPNQSAIAALLGRICHQEQVAVVMVAHDVNPILHHLDRVVYIAEGGAVSGSPTEVITSETLTRLYRTPVEVLHTSDGRLVVVGQPEAPALHSDRHAELGLGGAVRAAGI